A genomic segment from Ramlibacter agri encodes:
- a CDS encoding efflux RND transporter permease subunit: MSPSRPFILRPVATSLLMVAIVLAGLLGLKFLPLSALPQVDYPTIQVQTLYPGASPEVMAQTVTAPLERQFGQMPGLSRMGSTSAAGVSIITLQFTLGLALDVAEQQVQAAINAGASLLPADLPAPPVYAKVNPADAPVLTLAITSTTLPLTEVRNIVDTQLALKISQVNGVGLVTLSGGQRPAVRIQADTKSLASLGISIDTLRTGIAAANANAAKGSIDGPTRSYTINSNDQLVTAQDYKSLVVAFRNGAPVRLGDVATVADSAENVKLGAWANLSPAIILNVQRQPGANVIATVDAIKARLPQLTGGLPASIQVDVLADRTTGIRASVEHVEMELVLAVILVVLVIFAFLHSPRATLVASLSVPISLIGTAGAMYLLGYSLNNLSLMALTIATGFVVDDAIVMIENIARHMENGEPPMQAALKGAAEIGFTIISLTVSLIAVLIPLLFMSEVIGRLFREFAVTLAITILISAVVSLTLVPMMTARMVRSLEPPEHGIGARIQHYFDRVIDKYDGALTWVLARERLTLLVALATLVVTVLLYMVIPKSLFPVQDTGQLQVRVQAPQSTSFPRMASMQQEVARRLLDDPAVQSIASFVGVDAANNTMLHNGSMLVNLKDSHGGLQAVMDRLRKAGEQVAGIRLYLQPVQDLTIESETGPTLYRMSVEGSDPTVVNDWAQRIVERLSQERRLADVTSDAGATGAALYVDVDRGTAARLGIAATTIDEALYSAFGQRIVSTIFTETNQYRVILEAQTDQLPDISDLNAIQLISSSGDATPLTALAHVSERRAPLQLTHVAQYPAATIGFNTAPGVALGTAVDNIHSVLTELKLPPTVSVTMLGAAGAYESSLANQLWLILAAVVCVYIVLGVLYESYVHPLTILSTLPSAGVGALLALWISGSGLGVIGIIGIILLIGIVKKNAIMMIDFALDAEREQGKSPREAIHQAALLRFRPILMTTLAALFAAVPLMLSFGQGAELRRPLGLAIFGGLIVSQLLTLFTTPVIYLGFDKLGRRWRKRAGEGASAPVSAPKDERGDYLPGPAGGE, translated from the coding sequence ATCCAGGTGCAGACGCTGTACCCGGGCGCGAGCCCGGAGGTGATGGCGCAGACCGTCACCGCGCCGCTGGAGCGGCAGTTCGGCCAGATGCCGGGGCTGTCCCGCATGGGTTCCACCAGCGCGGCTGGCGTCTCCATCATCACCTTGCAGTTCACGTTGGGCCTCGCGCTCGACGTCGCCGAGCAGCAGGTGCAGGCCGCCATCAATGCCGGCGCCTCGCTGCTGCCGGCCGACCTGCCGGCGCCGCCGGTGTACGCCAAGGTGAACCCGGCCGACGCGCCGGTGCTGACCTTGGCGATCACGTCGACGACCTTGCCGCTGACCGAGGTGCGCAACATCGTCGACACCCAGCTCGCGCTGAAGATCAGCCAGGTCAATGGCGTCGGGCTCGTCACCTTGTCCGGCGGGCAGCGGCCGGCGGTGCGCATCCAGGCCGACACCAAGTCGCTGGCCTCGCTGGGCATCTCCATCGACACGCTACGCACCGGCATTGCCGCGGCCAACGCCAACGCCGCCAAGGGCAGCATCGACGGGCCGACCCGCTCGTACACCATCAACTCCAACGACCAGCTGGTCACCGCGCAGGACTACAAGAGCCTGGTGGTGGCCTTCCGCAACGGCGCGCCGGTACGCCTGGGTGACGTGGCCACGGTGGCGGACAGCGCGGAGAACGTGAAGCTGGGCGCCTGGGCCAACCTGTCGCCGGCGATCATCCTGAACGTGCAACGCCAGCCCGGCGCCAACGTGATCGCCACGGTGGACGCCATCAAGGCGCGGCTGCCGCAGCTGACAGGCGGCCTGCCGGCGTCGATCCAGGTGGACGTGCTGGCCGACCGCACCACGGGCATCCGCGCCTCGGTGGAACACGTGGAGATGGAACTGGTGCTGGCCGTGATCCTGGTGGTGCTGGTGATCTTCGCCTTCCTGCACAGCCCGCGGGCTACGCTGGTGGCGAGCCTGTCGGTGCCGATCTCGCTGATCGGCACGGCCGGCGCCATGTACCTGCTGGGATACAGCCTGAACAACCTGTCCCTGATGGCCTTGACCATCGCGACCGGCTTCGTCGTCGACGACGCCATCGTGATGATCGAGAACATCGCGCGGCACATGGAGAACGGCGAGCCGCCGATGCAGGCTGCGCTGAAGGGCGCCGCGGAGATCGGCTTCACCATCATTTCGCTGACGGTCTCGCTGATCGCGGTGCTGATCCCGCTGCTGTTCATGAGCGAGGTGATCGGCCGGCTGTTCCGCGAGTTCGCGGTGACCTTGGCGATCACGATCCTGATCTCCGCGGTCGTCTCGCTGACCCTGGTGCCGATGATGACGGCGCGCATGGTGCGCAGCCTGGAGCCGCCGGAGCATGGTATCGGCGCACGCATCCAGCATTACTTCGACCGTGTCATCGACAAGTACGACGGCGCGCTGACCTGGGTGCTGGCGCGCGAGCGGCTGACCCTGCTGGTGGCGCTGGCCACGCTGGTCGTCACGGTGCTGCTGTACATGGTGATCCCGAAGTCGCTGTTCCCGGTGCAGGACACGGGCCAGCTGCAGGTGCGGGTGCAGGCGCCGCAGTCGACGTCCTTCCCGCGCATGGCTTCCATGCAGCAGGAGGTGGCGCGGCGGCTGCTGGATGACCCGGCGGTGCAATCCATCGCCAGCTTCGTCGGCGTGGATGCGGCGAACAACACCATGCTGCACAACGGCAGCATGCTGGTGAACCTGAAGGATTCGCACGGTGGCCTGCAGGCGGTGATGGACCGGCTGCGCAAGGCCGGCGAGCAGGTGGCCGGCATCCGGCTGTACCTGCAGCCGGTGCAGGACCTGACGATCGAGTCGGAGACCGGCCCGACGCTGTACCGCATGTCGGTGGAGGGCTCGGACCCCACGGTCGTCAATGACTGGGCGCAGCGCATCGTCGAGCGCCTGTCGCAGGAGCGGCGGCTGGCCGACGTCACCTCCGACGCCGGCGCAACGGGCGCCGCGCTGTACGTGGACGTCGATCGCGGCACCGCGGCCCGCCTGGGCATCGCCGCCACCACCATCGACGAGGCGCTGTACAGCGCTTTCGGCCAGCGCATCGTCTCCACCATCTTCACCGAGACCAACCAGTACCGCGTGATTCTGGAAGCGCAGACCGACCAGCTGCCCGACATCAGCGACCTCAACGCGATCCAGTTGATCAGCAGTTCCGGCGACGCGACGCCGCTGACCGCGCTGGCCCACGTGAGCGAGCGCCGCGCGCCGCTGCAGCTGACCCACGTGGCGCAGTACCCGGCGGCCACCATCGGCTTCAACACCGCGCCGGGCGTGGCGCTGGGCACCGCCGTGGACAACATCCACAGCGTGCTGACGGAGCTGAAGCTGCCGCCCACGGTCAGCGTGACCATGCTGGGCGCCGCCGGCGCCTACGAGTCCTCGCTGGCCAACCAGCTGTGGCTGATCCTGGCGGCCGTGGTCTGCGTCTACATCGTGCTGGGCGTGCTGTACGAAAGCTACGTGCACCCCTTGACGATCCTGTCCACGTTGCCTTCGGCAGGCGTCGGCGCGCTGCTGGCGCTGTGGATCTCCGGCAGCGGCCTGGGCGTGATCGGCATCATCGGCATCATCCTGCTGATCGGCATCGTGAAGAAGAACGCGATCATGATGATCGACTTCGCGCTCGACGCCGAGCGCGAGCAGGGCAAGTCGCCGCGCGAAGCCATCCACCAGGCGGCGCTGCTGCGCTTCCGGCCGATCCTGATGACGACCCTGGCAGCTTTGTTCGCGGCGGTCCCGCTGATGCTCAGCTTCGGGCAGGGCGCGGAACTGCGGCGGCCGCTGGGCCTGGCCATCTTCGGCGGCTTGATCGTGAGCCAGTTGCTGACGCTGTTCACGACGCCCGTCATCTATCTCGGGTTCGACAAGCTGGGAAGGCGCTGGCGCAAGCGGGCGGGCGAGGGCGCGAGCGCCCCGGTGAGCGCGCCCAAGGACGAACGCGGCGACTACCTGCCGGGCCCGGCCGGCGGGGAGTGA
- a CDS encoding efflux RND transporter permease subunit, whose translation MNLSAPFVRRPVGTVLLTIWIALAGIAAFFRLPVASLPQVDYPVISVSASLPGASPQTMASSVATPLERRLGVIAGVNEVTSSSGNGSTRVTLQFDLNRDIDAAAREVQAAINATRADLPATLKSNPTYRKANPSAAPVIILAMTSNSRSPGQIYDVVNNVVQQKIAQVPGVGDVELGGGSQPAVRVDLIPFALNKYGIAMEDVRAAVQAGTANRPKGDVTVRGNRLQIYTGTADMPNNGKTASDYKNLVVAWRNGSAVRLQDIAEVSDGVENINTMGLFNGQPAVIVLVTLQPGANVIETVDGVRALLPELQASIPKDIAIQVASDRTFSIRSSLHEVEVTLFIAIILVVLVVSVFLRSARATFIPAVATVVSLMGTLGIMYLLGFSLNNLSLMALTVATGFVVDDAIVVLENTSRHIEEGMGRFDAALRGAREVGFTVLSMSISLIAVFIPLLFMGGQVGRLFREFAVSLSAAVMISLVLSLTTTPMMCAWLLSPTAHENEPGRISRWAERMFDRVQHMYAYSLDWALSARWLVLLMLVLLIFLNFFLFVRVPKGFFPQQDTGQINAGMRADQSISFQQMQDKLRQVVDIVRADPAVDTVVAFTGGSRAGGGFMFLNLKRGGNADKGQAVIARLRPQLARVTGLSLFLNPVQDVRMGGRSSNSTYQYTLKSDNVADLKLWGGKLTEALKEQAAVTDVDNDLQENGVETFVDVDQNSASRMGINSRTVDNALYDAFGQRQVATIYEELNQYKVIMQLAPRFIVSPEALHDVYLPARNTGAATVLAGTTSGANGPTIAATTASTSTATATASTGTSANLSLRDASTGNAVSSTATSMVPLSAIAHFAERPAATSVNHQDAELAATVSYNIADGFTMDQAQAAVRAAQDEIKMPINVRGSFQGTARQAQETNQQQPFLIAAAIVVIYIVLGILYESLVHPVTVLSTLPSAGIGAVLALLIFKMEFSIMALIGLFLLIGIVKKNAILIIDFALDAERSRGLSPEDAVREACLLRFRPILMTTMAAILGALPLAVGFGEGAELRRPLGIAIIGGLVASQVITLLTTPVVYLLMDKMRRRTANEKLLSRDGDPQTV comes from the coding sequence ATGAACCTTTCCGCCCCCTTCGTCCGCCGGCCCGTGGGCACGGTGCTGCTCACGATCTGGATCGCGCTGGCCGGCATCGCCGCCTTCTTCCGGCTGCCGGTGGCTTCGCTGCCGCAGGTGGACTACCCGGTGATCTCGGTGTCCGCCAGCCTGCCGGGCGCCAGCCCGCAGACCATGGCCAGCAGCGTGGCGACGCCGCTGGAGCGGCGGCTGGGCGTGATCGCCGGCGTCAACGAGGTCACGTCCTCCAGCGGCAACGGCAGCACGCGCGTCACCTTGCAGTTCGACCTGAACCGCGACATCGACGCGGCCGCGCGCGAAGTGCAGGCCGCCATCAACGCGACCCGCGCCGACCTGCCGGCCACGCTGAAAAGCAACCCGACCTACCGCAAGGCCAACCCCTCGGCCGCGCCGGTGATCATCCTGGCGATGACGTCGAACTCGCGTTCGCCGGGGCAGATCTACGACGTCGTCAACAACGTCGTGCAGCAGAAGATCGCCCAGGTGCCCGGCGTCGGCGACGTCGAGCTCGGTGGCGGTTCGCAGCCGGCGGTGCGCGTGGACCTGATTCCCTTCGCGCTGAACAAGTACGGCATCGCGATGGAGGACGTGCGCGCGGCGGTGCAGGCCGGCACGGCCAACCGGCCCAAGGGCGACGTCACGGTGCGTGGCAACCGCCTGCAGATCTACACCGGCACCGCCGACATGCCGAACAACGGCAAGACGGCGTCCGACTACAAGAACCTGGTGGTTGCCTGGCGCAACGGGTCCGCGGTGCGGCTGCAGGACATCGCCGAGGTCAGCGACGGCGTCGAGAACATCAACACCATGGGCCTGTTCAACGGCCAGCCCGCGGTGATCGTGCTCGTGACCTTGCAGCCGGGCGCCAACGTCATCGAGACGGTGGACGGCGTGCGCGCGCTGCTGCCGGAGCTGCAGGCGTCGATCCCCAAGGACATCGCGATCCAGGTGGCCTCGGATCGCACCTTCTCGATCCGCTCCTCGCTGCACGAGGTGGAGGTGACGCTGTTCATCGCCATCATCCTGGTGGTGCTGGTGGTCAGCGTGTTCCTGCGCAGCGCGCGGGCGACCTTCATCCCGGCGGTGGCCACAGTCGTCTCGCTGATGGGGACGCTGGGCATCATGTACCTGCTCGGCTTCTCGCTGAACAACCTGTCGCTGATGGCCTTGACCGTGGCCACCGGCTTCGTGGTGGACGATGCGATCGTGGTGCTGGAGAACACCTCGCGCCACATCGAGGAGGGCATGGGCCGCTTCGACGCCGCGCTGCGCGGTGCCCGCGAGGTGGGTTTCACGGTGCTGTCCATGAGCATCTCGCTGATCGCCGTGTTCATCCCGCTGCTGTTCATGGGCGGGCAGGTGGGGCGCTTGTTCCGCGAATTCGCGGTCTCGCTGTCGGCGGCCGTGATGATCTCGCTGGTGCTGTCGCTGACCACCACGCCGATGATGTGCGCCTGGCTGCTGAGCCCGACGGCGCACGAGAATGAGCCCGGCCGCATCTCGCGCTGGGCCGAGCGCATGTTCGACCGCGTGCAGCACATGTATGCCTACAGCCTGGACTGGGCGCTGTCGGCGCGCTGGCTGGTGCTGCTGATGCTGGTGCTGCTGATCTTCCTGAACTTCTTCCTGTTCGTCCGCGTGCCCAAGGGCTTCTTCCCGCAGCAGGACACCGGCCAGATCAACGCCGGCATGCGGGCGGACCAGAGCATCTCCTTCCAGCAGATGCAGGACAAGCTGCGGCAGGTGGTGGACATCGTGCGCGCCGATCCGGCCGTCGACACGGTGGTGGCCTTTACCGGCGGCAGCCGGGCGGGCGGCGGCTTCATGTTCCTGAACCTCAAGCGCGGTGGCAACGCCGACAAGGGCCAGGCCGTCATCGCGCGGCTGCGGCCGCAGCTGGCGCGCGTCACCGGCCTGAGCCTCTTCCTGAACCCGGTGCAGGACGTGCGCATGGGCGGCCGCTCCAGCAACAGCACCTACCAGTACACGCTGAAGAGCGACAACGTGGCCGACCTGAAGCTGTGGGGCGGCAAGCTGACCGAGGCGCTGAAGGAACAGGCGGCGGTGACCGACGTCGACAACGACCTGCAGGAAAACGGGGTCGAGACCTTCGTCGACGTGGACCAGAACAGCGCGTCGCGCATGGGCATCAACTCGCGCACGGTCGACAACGCGCTGTACGACGCCTTCGGCCAGCGCCAGGTGGCGACCATCTACGAGGAGCTGAACCAGTACAAGGTGATCATGCAGCTGGCGCCGCGCTTCATCGTCAGCCCCGAGGCGCTGCACGACGTCTACCTGCCGGCCCGCAACACCGGCGCGGCGACTGTCCTGGCGGGCACGACCTCGGGCGCCAACGGCCCGACCATCGCGGCGACGACGGCCAGCACCAGCACGGCCACCGCGACGGCCAGCACCGGCACGTCGGCCAACCTGTCGCTGCGCGACGCCTCCACCGGCAACGCCGTCAGCAGCACGGCCACCAGCATGGTGCCGCTGTCGGCGATCGCGCATTTCGCCGAGCGGCCGGCCGCGACCAGCGTCAACCACCAGGACGCGGAGCTGGCCGCCACCGTCTCGTACAACATCGCCGACGGCTTCACCATGGACCAGGCCCAGGCCGCGGTCCGGGCGGCGCAGGACGAGATCAAGATGCCGATCAACGTGCGCGGCAGCTTCCAGGGTACGGCACGCCAGGCGCAGGAAACCAACCAGCAGCAGCCCTTCCTGATCGCCGCGGCCATCGTCGTCATCTACATCGTGCTGGGCATCCTGTACGAAAGCCTGGTGCACCCGGTGACGGTGCTGTCCACGCTGCCCTCGGCGGGCATCGGCGCCGTGCTGGCGTTGCTGATCTTCAAGATGGAGTTCTCCATCATGGCGCTGATCGGGCTGTTCCTGCTGATCGGCATCGTCAAGAAGAACGCCATCCTGATCATCGACTTCGCGCTGGACGCCGAGCGCTCGCGCGGCCTGTCGCCCGAGGACGCGGTGCGCGAGGCCTGCCTGCTGCGCTTCCGCCCGATCCTGATGACCACCATGGCCGCCATCCTGGGCGCGCTGCCGCTGGCCGTCGGCTTCGGCGAGGGCGCCGAGCTGCGCCGGCCGCTGGGCATCGCCATCATCGGCGGCCTGGTGGCCAGCCAGGTGATCACGCTGCTGACCACGCCGGTCGTCTACCTGCTGATGGACAAGATGCGCCGCCGCACCGCCAACGAAAAGCTGCTGTCGCGGGACGGCGACCCGCAAACCGTGTGA